In one Polynucleobacter sp. JS-JIR-5-A7 genomic region, the following are encoded:
- a CDS encoding LegC family aminotransferase translates to MNDGSSLARKILGAIKIAVGEAPAALHEPYFIGNEWLYLKECLDSSFVSSVGKFVDLFESDLEKFTGAKYAVAVVNGTAALHIALKVAGVKAGDEVLVPALTFVATANAVSYCNAIQHFVDSESITLGIDAYKLRDYLNSHTEQKSKCCINKTSGRVVRAIVPMHVFGHPVDMDGLMRISHDFNIALVEDAAESLGSYYYGKHTGTLGLMGTLSFNGNKTITTGGGGAILTNDYELAKFAKHLTTTAKVPHAWEYRHDEIGYNYRLPNLNAALGCAQLEQIDKILIAKRDLFYRYQRAFSGLEGLQILSEPKGCKSNFWLQTLRIDPDKVGYQNEILEITNEAGFMTRPAWALMSELNQFKGCPRMDLSTARLLSSQLINIPSSPILATR, encoded by the coding sequence ATGAATGATGGTTCAAGTCTTGCAAGAAAAATATTAGGGGCAATAAAAATTGCAGTTGGCGAAGCACCAGCGGCCTTGCATGAGCCATACTTTATTGGTAATGAGTGGTTGTACTTAAAAGAGTGCCTTGATTCTAGCTTTGTTTCATCTGTTGGTAAATTTGTGGATCTATTTGAGAGTGATCTTGAAAAATTTACGGGAGCTAAATATGCGGTGGCTGTAGTAAATGGAACCGCTGCGTTACATATAGCGCTAAAAGTTGCAGGGGTTAAAGCTGGAGATGAGGTATTGGTGCCTGCATTAACTTTCGTTGCAACCGCTAATGCTGTTTCTTACTGTAATGCAATTCAGCATTTTGTTGATAGCGAGTCGATTACTTTGGGAATTGATGCCTATAAATTACGTGATTATCTAAACTCGCATACCGAACAAAAATCAAAGTGCTGTATTAATAAGACTTCTGGGCGGGTAGTGCGCGCAATTGTTCCAATGCATGTATTTGGACACCCAGTGGATATGGATGGCCTCATGAGAATATCGCATGATTTTAATATTGCTCTAGTAGAGGATGCAGCCGAATCTTTGGGTAGCTATTATTACGGTAAACACACTGGAACTTTAGGCCTCATGGGTACACTTAGTTTCAATGGAAATAAAACCATTACAACGGGAGGTGGAGGTGCCATTCTTACAAATGATTATGAATTGGCAAAATTTGCAAAGCATCTTACCACTACAGCTAAAGTGCCGCATGCATGGGAATATCGCCATGATGAGATTGGCTATAACTACCGTCTACCAAATTTAAACGCAGCATTGGGATGCGCTCAATTAGAGCAAATAGATAAAATATTAATAGCTAAAAGGGATTTATTTTATCGATATCAGAGGGCTTTTTCTGGGCTTGAGGGCTTGCAAATCTTAAGCGAGCCAAAAGGCTGCAAGAGCAATTTTTGGTTGCAAACCTTAAGAATCGATCCCGATAAGGTGGGATATCAAAATGAGATCTTAGAAATTACAAATGAGGCCGGTTTTATGACTCGACCAGCCTGGGCCCTAATGAGTGAACTAAATCAGTTTAAGGGTTGCCCAAGAATGGATTTAAGTACCGCTCGCCTCCTGTCGAGTCAACTGATTAATATTCCAAGTAGTCCAATTTTGGCGACTAGATAA
- a CDS encoding NeuD/PglB/VioB family sugar acetyltransferase: MIKKNIILIGSGGHAISCIDVIESGQLYEIAGLVGMPEELNTWVSGYPILGTDDKLFELAKSFRCAHISIGQIKNPDIKINCFNYALGMGFELPPIISPLAYVSPNASVGSGTIVMHGAIVNAGATIGHNCIINSNSLIEHGVSIGNHCHISTATVLNGDVSVDDEVFIGSGTLVKQGLKIGKRSVIGIGSIVTKNINFGNYSI; the protein is encoded by the coding sequence ATGATTAAGAAGAATATTATTTTAATTGGGTCGGGGGGGCATGCAATTTCATGTATAGATGTTATTGAGAGTGGGCAGCTTTACGAAATTGCGGGTTTAGTGGGCATGCCCGAGGAGCTAAATACTTGGGTTTCTGGCTATCCCATATTGGGTACGGATGATAAATTGTTTGAATTGGCTAAAAGTTTTCGGTGCGCGCACATTTCTATTGGGCAAATTAAAAATCCAGATATAAAAATCAATTGCTTTAATTATGCGCTAGGGATGGGGTTTGAATTGCCACCAATTATTTCTCCGTTAGCCTATGTTTCACCAAACGCATCTGTTGGGTCTGGCACCATCGTGATGCATGGAGCTATTGTAAATGCAGGCGCAACAATTGGACACAACTGTATTATAAATTCAAATTCACTGATTGAGCACGGGGTAAGTATTGGTAACCATTGCCATATTTCTACTGCAACAGTTCTAAATGGTGACGTATCAGTTGATGATGAGGTATTTATAGGTAGTGGCACGCTGGTAAAACAAGGTTTGAAAATTGGAAAGAGATCAGTTATTGGCATTGGATCTATCGTGACTAAAAATATTAATTTTGGCAACTACTCTATATGA
- the neuB gene encoding N-acetylneuraminate synthase: MNNKKIIVIAEAGVNHNGDIAIARKLVDVAAAAGVDYIKFQTFKANLLVSPSAKMASYQQKAMGQNKTQYEMLSELELSNEMHYVLSDYCKQKKIGFLSTGFDIDSVKFLLSLDLDFLKIPSGEITNIPYLRYIGKQKNKIIISTGMASFGEIEIALNTLESMGAKRKNITVLHCTTEYPAPMQDVNLRVMEVIGDAFGVNVGYSDHTIGIEVSIAAAALGATIIEKHFTLDKSMDGPDHQASIEPSDLINMVASIRNIEKAMGDGVKRISAIEQANKIATRKSIVAKKRIKKGEILSEENISIKRPGDGISPLFIDLILGKKALKDYMENEKIILMEDGNA, encoded by the coding sequence ATGAATAATAAAAAAATAATAGTAATTGCTGAGGCTGGGGTCAATCATAATGGCGATATTGCAATAGCGCGAAAGTTGGTCGATGTAGCGGCTGCTGCAGGAGTGGACTATATAAAATTTCAAACTTTTAAAGCCAACCTTCTTGTCTCTCCTTCAGCGAAAATGGCGTCATACCAACAGAAAGCAATGGGCCAAAATAAAACTCAATACGAGATGTTATCGGAGCTTGAGCTTTCCAATGAGATGCATTATGTGTTGAGTGACTATTGCAAGCAAAAAAAAATAGGCTTTCTTTCAACAGGTTTTGACATTGATAGCGTAAAGTTCTTGCTAAGCTTAGACTTGGATTTTCTAAAAATACCTTCGGGTGAGATTACTAATATCCCTTATTTGAGATATATAGGTAAGCAAAAAAATAAAATAATAATTTCTACAGGTATGGCAAGTTTTGGCGAGATTGAAATTGCCCTCAATACACTCGAAAGTATGGGCGCCAAGCGAAAAAATATTACCGTTTTACACTGTACAACTGAATATCCGGCCCCCATGCAGGATGTGAATCTAAGGGTAATGGAGGTTATTGGTGACGCTTTCGGTGTTAACGTGGGATATTCGGATCATACGATTGGAATTGAAGTTTCAATAGCTGCAGCTGCATTGGGCGCAACTATTATTGAAAAGCACTTTACGCTAGATAAATCTATGGATGGGCCAGACCATCAAGCGAGTATTGAGCCATCGGATTTAATTAATATGGTGGCTTCAATACGAAATATTGAGAAGGCAATGGGTGATGGTGTGAAGCGTATTTCAGCTATTGAGCAGGCAAATAAGATCGCAACCAGAAAATCAATCGTTGCAAAAAAGAGAATTAAAAAAGGTGAAATCCTAAGCGAGGAAAATATTTCAATAAAGAGGCCGGGTGATGGAATATCTCCATTGTTTATCGATTTAATCTTAGGAAAAAAAGCTTTGAAAGATTACATGGAGAATGAAAAAATTATCCTCATGGAGGATGGTAATGCTTGA
- a CDS encoding nucleotidyltransferase family protein: MLDFSDAWLSTVISEEFTIKEVIENLNKTGLKIALIKGADNKLLGTISDGDIRGAIMKGVSLSELAISISSRAPLVVPTEVHRDTVIKLMYINKVTHIPVVDDSGNLVGLHAWNELVKSPLNNIMVIMAGGRGSRLMPHTQDTPKPMLLVAGKPMLLHIIERASNEGITKFIISTNYLADSIKNYFGDGSQFGVNISYLEEVSPLGTAGALGLIDFITDEPIVVMNGDVITDISLSELIGFHRRHGAVATMAVREHEWQNPYGVILTNGLQITGIEEKPIIRSHINAGVYVIDPVALSFLQKNIAMDMTTLFELLRMNAQPVVAYPMHEPWLDVGRPSDLSLANSTVRSGKK; this comes from the coding sequence ATGCTTGATTTTAGTGATGCATGGTTGAGTACAGTTATAAGCGAAGAATTCACAATCAAAGAGGTTATAGAAAATCTTAATAAGACAGGGTTAAAAATTGCATTAATCAAGGGGGCTGATAATAAATTGTTGGGCACTATTTCCGATGGAGATATTCGGGGTGCAATCATGAAAGGGGTTTCATTGAGTGAATTGGCAATCTCTATTTCAAGTCGAGCGCCTTTGGTTGTGCCTACAGAGGTTCATCGGGATACCGTAATAAAGTTAATGTATATAAATAAAGTCACTCATATACCCGTAGTCGATGATTCTGGAAATTTAGTTGGCCTGCACGCTTGGAATGAGTTAGTAAAATCTCCGCTGAATAATATCATGGTGATTATGGCTGGGGGAAGGGGGAGTCGTTTAATGCCTCACACTCAGGATACGCCCAAGCCAATGCTTCTTGTTGCTGGTAAGCCAATGTTGCTACATATTATCGAAAGAGCCAGTAATGAGGGAATTACTAAATTTATTATCTCCACGAACTATCTTGCAGATTCAATCAAGAATTACTTTGGGGATGGATCTCAATTCGGCGTAAATATTTCTTATTTGGAGGAAGTGTCACCCCTTGGAACTGCTGGGGCATTGGGTCTTATTGATTTTATTACAGATGAACCCATTGTTGTAATGAATGGAGATGTTATTACGGATATTAGCCTCTCAGAGCTTATTGGATTCCATCGGCGCCATGGGGCAGTTGCAACTATGGCTGTTAGGGAGCACGAATGGCAAAATCCGTATGGCGTGATTTTGACTAACGGTTTACAAATTACTGGCATAGAAGAAAAGCCAATTATTAGAAGTCACATTAATGCAGGTGTTTATGTAATAGATCCAGTGGCCTTGTCATTCCTGCAGAAGAATATTGCAATGGATATGACTACGCTTTTTGAGCTACTAAGGATGAATGCGCAGCCAGTAGTGGCGTATCCTATGCATGAGCCATGGCTAGATGTTGGTCGTCCCTCAGATTTAAGTTTGGCTAACTCTACGGTTAGGAGCGGCAAAAAATGA
- a CDS encoding cytidylyltransferase domain-containing protein, giving the protein MINDMRVLAIIPARQGSRGLPGKNIKNLCGKPMIAWTIESGLESNYVDTLIVSTDGVDIANIAKEYGAEVPFMRPSELAHDHSTTLSVIEHAINFYQARNEYFDYIVLMEPTSPLRSAGEIDLMLEKLARSDREFDAIVSLGEVSTYVSALKRVSEAGLVEQYFDDLPTASRRQDVDPAYFPYGVAYIIKTKVLLREKTFYPSRTMGHMISSLQCYEVDDFSDFLAVSGVMNYLEGNV; this is encoded by the coding sequence ATGATTAATGATATGAGGGTTTTAGCAATTATTCCAGCTCGACAAGGTTCGCGGGGGTTGCCTGGAAAAAATATTAAAAATTTATGTGGAAAACCAATGATAGCTTGGACCATTGAGTCTGGCTTGGAGAGTAATTATGTAGATACCCTTATTGTTTCCACAGATGGAGTTGACATTGCAAATATAGCCAAAGAATATGGGGCAGAGGTTCCATTTATGAGGCCCAGTGAGTTGGCCCATGATCACTCAACAACTTTATCGGTAATAGAGCATGCCATTAATTTTTATCAGGCAAGAAATGAATATTTTGACTACATCGTTCTGATGGAACCAACCTCGCCCTTAAGGTCTGCTGGTGAAATAGATTTAATGCTTGAAAAGTTAGCTAGATCTGACCGGGAATTTGATGCGATTGTCAGCTTGGGTGAGGTCAGTACCTATGTATCCGCATTGAAGAGAGTTTCTGAAGCTGGTCTAGTAGAGCAATATTTTGATGATCTCCCGACAGCTTCTCGCCGGCAAGATGTTGATCCAGCTTATTTTCCATATGGAGTGGCTTATATTATTAAAACCAAGGTTCTATTGCGCGAAAAAACTTTCTATCCATCCAGAACAATGGGGCATATGATAAGTAGCTTGCAATGTTATGAAGTGGATGATTTTAGTGATTTCCTTGCAGTTTCAGGTGTCATGAATTATCTAGAGGGGAATGTGTGA
- a CDS encoding Gfo/Idh/MocA family protein, protein MKFLVIGLGSMGKRRIRNLQALGVQNIYGFDLRSDRRDEVLNKYGINSYLTFEDAMDQLDPNVFIISTPPDLHMHYANIALNYGIDCFIEASVVGADEIRRLSNKNLKENLIISPSCTMQYFPGPKKIKEIILGGQIGAPLFIQYQSGQHLKDWHPWERMEDFYVSNRETGGAREIVPFELTWLNNIFGKPEVLSCHKTKLSNIKIDIDDIYCCLLKYESGAILNLTVEVVSSPKATREMRVLGEKGEIIFSGDSNSVKYINENLTEWVEYQFEHGNVEKGYINPENPYIEEMGDFLHAVKKRDSSLFPNTLLKDADILETLLNLERLS, encoded by the coding sequence GTGAAATTTTTAGTTATTGGCCTTGGCTCTATGGGTAAAAGGCGCATACGTAATTTACAGGCATTAGGGGTTCAGAATATATATGGATTTGATTTGAGGTCAGATCGAAGGGATGAAGTATTAAATAAATACGGCATAAATTCCTATTTAACATTTGAAGATGCCATGGACCAATTGGATCCGAATGTTTTTATTATCTCTACGCCGCCTGATTTACATATGCACTATGCGAATATTGCATTGAATTATGGTATTGATTGTTTCATTGAGGCATCAGTTGTTGGTGCGGATGAGATACGAAGGTTGTCGAATAAAAATTTGAAAGAAAATTTAATAATCTCACCTTCATGCACTATGCAATATTTTCCAGGGCCAAAAAAAATAAAGGAAATTATTCTTGGGGGTCAAATTGGGGCGCCACTCTTTATTCAGTATCAGTCTGGACAGCATTTAAAAGACTGGCATCCCTGGGAGCGGATGGAGGATTTTTATGTGTCCAATAGAGAAACCGGTGGAGCTAGAGAAATCGTCCCGTTTGAATTAACTTGGCTGAATAATATTTTTGGAAAACCTGAAGTATTGTCATGTCATAAAACAAAATTATCCAATATAAAAATTGATATTGATGATATATATTGTTGTTTACTCAAGTACGAGAGTGGTGCTATTTTGAATTTAACAGTAGAGGTAGTTTCTAGTCCAAAAGCAACCAGAGAGATGAGGGTATTGGGGGAAAAAGGAGAGATTATATTTAGTGGAGATTCTAATAGCGTTAAGTATATTAATGAAAATTTAACAGAATGGGTTGAATATCAATTCGAGCATGGTAATGTTGAAAAAGGTTATATTAATCCAGAGAATCCTTATATAGAAGAAATGGGGGATTTTCTACATGCCGTTAAAAAAAGAGACTCGAGTCTTTTCCCAAATACCTTACTTAAAGATGCTGATATTTTGGAAACATTGCTTAATCTAGAGAGGCTATCATGA
- a CDS encoding oxidoreductase, with translation MFESLKGRVIVVLGGAGLLGREIVAGIANHGGLVVLVDKSRRLALAAAEDMTGPDSLPIIAEHVDIMSESSLNNLMRRLKRRYGKIDGVVNATYPKNSTYGKKFEDVTYQDFCENLCLHLGSSFLISKCFSIYFKKQGFGTIVNIASIYGVIAPKFEIYNGTEMTMPVEYAAIKSSIIHLTKYIAKYMKGSNVRINAVSPGGIFAGQPIEFVKNYNSCCLGKGMLSKSDVVGAILYLLSDISSGVNGQNLVIDDGFSI, from the coding sequence ATGTTTGAGTCACTTAAAGGGAGGGTTATAGTTGTGTTGGGAGGCGCCGGTCTCCTTGGTCGTGAAATCGTTGCGGGAATAGCGAATCATGGCGGCTTGGTTGTGCTTGTGGACAAGAGTAGGAGATTGGCATTAGCGGCTGCTGAGGATATGACTGGCCCTGATAGTTTGCCGATTATTGCGGAACATGTTGACATTATGAGTGAATCATCGCTAAATAATTTAATGCGACGGTTAAAGCGAAGATATGGAAAAATTGATGGTGTAGTTAATGCAACATATCCTAAAAACTCTACTTATGGTAAAAAGTTCGAAGATGTTACATATCAAGATTTTTGCGAGAACTTATGCTTGCATCTTGGGAGCAGCTTCCTTATCAGTAAATGCTTCAGTATTTATTTTAAAAAGCAAGGTTTTGGTACCATAGTTAATATTGCCTCAATATATGGTGTGATAGCTCCCAAGTTTGAAATTTATAACGGTACTGAAATGACAATGCCCGTTGAATATGCGGCGATAAAGTCTTCAATCATTCACCTTACGAAATATATTGCTAAATATATGAAAGGTTCTAATGTGCGCATTAATGCAGTAAGTCCCGGCGGAATTTTTGCAGGGCAGCCTATCGAATTTGTTAAAAATTACAATTCTTGTTGTCTTGGCAAGGGAATGCTAAGTAAGTCTGATGTTGTCGGCGCAATTCTTTACCTTCTGAGTGATATTTCGTCTGGAGTAAATGGGCAAAATCTTGTTATCGACGACGGTTTTTCTATTTAA
- a CDS encoding bifunctional 2-polyprenyl-6-hydroxyphenol methylase/3-demethylubiquinol 3-O-methyltransferase UbiG: MDAEKSSYFNTSEYFSYLKKNFPISDESYGRDETCNRPNASVLDDYLAVMMLSSGNAVLEIGSGLGRLLRVIMKRYSITPYGIDVSKEAVKQSIKDLPELEKNIKHGFAEKIPFDHLFFDAIVCWGVFDLTEQHLALSEMIRVLKVGGILLLTGKNDQYCENDEDAKIAEIKSRELGLPNHYTNFNELKNLIQGIGCSIELSHFFIKRGDMAAKKYVTEEPEKFLEYCLLIKKVSNTFSEIRPIASKYSKILKVSK; the protein is encoded by the coding sequence TTGGATGCAGAAAAATCAAGTTATTTTAATACATCGGAATATTTTTCTTACCTTAAAAAAAATTTTCCTATAAGTGATGAATCATATGGCAGGGATGAGACATGCAATCGTCCAAATGCCAGTGTTTTGGATGATTATTTAGCAGTAATGATGCTGTCTTCTGGTAATGCGGTTCTGGAGATAGGAAGCGGTCTTGGTAGATTGCTTCGAGTTATTATGAAAAGATACTCGATAACTCCATATGGAATTGATGTTTCTAAAGAGGCCGTAAAGCAATCAATTAAAGACCTTCCTGAGTTAGAAAAAAATATAAAGCATGGATTCGCGGAAAAAATACCATTTGATCATTTGTTTTTTGATGCAATTGTATGTTGGGGGGTATTTGATTTGACTGAGCAACATTTAGCGTTGTCTGAAATGATTAGAGTTCTTAAGGTTGGCGGCATCCTTCTATTGACTGGAAAAAATGATCAATATTGTGAGAATGATGAAGATGCGAAAATTGCTGAGATTAAATCACGCGAGTTAGGGCTGCCAAATCACTACACTAATTTCAATGAGCTAAAAAATTTAATACAAGGCATTGGTTGTAGTATAGAGTTATCACACTTCTTCATTAAACGTGGAGATATGGCCGCCAAAAAATATGTAACTGAAGAGCCAGAAAAATTTCTAGAATATTGCTTATTAATTAAAAAAGTAAGCAATACCTTTTCAGAGATCAGGCCTATAGCATCCAAATATTCGAAAATTTTGAAAGTGAGTAAATGA
- the neuC gene encoding UDP-N-acetylglucosamine 2-epimerase yields MRICVVTGSRAEYGLLKNLITLISNSSQQILQLIVTGSHLSTKFGNTYREIQNDGFHIDRELNLYLDVDDPMGIAKAASIGLVGFTEAYNTLRPDLLLVLGDRYEILSAVIAAAFSRIPIAHIHGGELTEGALDESIRHSITKFSHLHFVANEEYKKRVIQLGENPKKVFNVGGLGVDAIKSTELVSREILEEITGVKFNKKNLLITYHPETLRNNQENKENFRQLLLALASLEETSCIFTMPNADVGNEILYEMLQEFISHNNYAYLVKSFGQKNYLSCLSHVDAMVGNSSSGITEAPTFKIPTINIGDRQKGRLSAKSILNCGADCMEIKKSIKKSYDKDFRKFIANTTSPYGVSGASSKIFSVLKNVNLSSLINKKFYDLEGF; encoded by the coding sequence ATGAGGATATGTGTTGTAACTGGTTCGCGAGCAGAATACGGACTCTTAAAGAACTTAATAACTTTAATCTCCAACTCTAGTCAACAAATATTGCAGTTGATAGTTACTGGATCCCATCTATCGACTAAATTTGGTAATACATATAGAGAGATTCAAAATGATGGCTTTCACATTGACAGGGAATTAAATTTATACTTAGATGTAGATGATCCCATGGGAATAGCTAAGGCTGCCTCCATAGGGCTAGTAGGCTTTACTGAAGCATATAACACCCTAAGGCCAGATTTACTTTTGGTGTTGGGCGATAGGTATGAAATATTATCTGCAGTAATAGCGGCAGCATTTTCTAGAATTCCAATAGCGCATATTCATGGAGGAGAATTAACGGAGGGAGCATTGGATGAGTCTATTAGGCATTCGATTACTAAATTTTCACACCTTCATTTTGTAGCAAATGAAGAATATAAAAAGAGAGTCATTCAGCTTGGTGAGAATCCCAAAAAAGTTTTCAATGTTGGTGGATTGGGTGTTGATGCGATTAAAAGTACAGAGCTGGTTAGTAGGGAAATTTTAGAGGAGATAACAGGAGTTAAATTCAATAAAAAAAATTTACTAATTACGTATCACCCTGAAACCTTGAGAAATAATCAGGAGAATAAAGAAAACTTCAGGCAATTACTATTGGCTTTAGCTTCACTTGAGGAAACTAGCTGTATTTTCACTATGCCTAACGCAGATGTCGGAAATGAAATATTATATGAAATGCTTCAAGAATTTATATCCCATAATAATTATGCATATTTAGTGAAATCATTTGGGCAGAAAAATTATCTAAGCTGTTTAAGTCATGTTGATGCAATGGTGGGGAACTCTTCTAGCGGTATAACGGAGGCTCCAACTTTTAAAATACCCACAATAAATATTGGCGATAGACAAAAAGGACGGCTCTCGGCTAAAAGTATTCTTAATTGTGGCGCAGATTGTATGGAGATTAAGAAATCAATTAAGAAATCATACGATAAGGATTTTAGAAAATTCATAGCTAACACCACAAGCCCTTATGGCGTTAGTGGTGCATCAAGTAAAATATTTAGTGTATTAAAAAATGTAAATTTAAGTTCATTGATAAATAAAAAATTCTATGATTTAGAGGGCTTTTAA